In Montipora foliosa isolate CH-2021 chromosome 13, ASM3666993v2, whole genome shotgun sequence, one DNA window encodes the following:
- the LOC137982210 gene encoding DNA-directed RNA polymerases I, II, and III subunit RPABC3-like has translation MAGVLFEDIFDVKDIDPEGKKFDRVSRLHCESESFKMDLILDVNTQIYPVDYGDKFRLVLANTLKEDGTPDDGEYNPADTGLSRADQFEYVMYGKVYRIEGDEGGVDAPTRLAAYVSFGGLLMRLQGDANNLHGMEVDNHLYLLIKKLAF, from the exons ATGGCTGGCGTGCTGTTCGAGGACATCTTCGACGTTAAAGACATCGATCCTGAGGGAAAAAAGTTCGACAGAG TTTCCCGACTGCATTGTGAAAGTGAGAGTTTTAAGATGGATCTTATTCTGGACGTTAACACTCAGATCTATCCAGTGGACTATGGTGATAAATTTCGGCTTGTCTTAGCAAATACCTTAAAAGAAGATGGCACCCCAGATGATGGTGAATATAATCCTGCAGACACTGGTCTCTCGCGAGCTGACCAGTTTGAGTATGTTATGTACGGTAAAGTTTACAGAATAGAAGGAGATGAAGGAGGAGTAGACGCTCCAACACGATT AGCAGCCTATGTGTCTTTTGGAGGCCTTCTCATGAGACTGCAAGGCGATGCAAACAACTTGCATGGGATGGAAGTAGACAATCATCTTTATCtgctgattaaaaaattggccttttga